ATTTGGTGTTTCTGGTAATGTAGGAATTGGATTTCATTTTGGGAGtggttatagaataaaaaatggTGATGGAAAAGAAGATCAGGAAATTGTGCACAACAAAATGTATGATAAGTATTTGGGGACTAGTTTTGGTTTTGGATCATTGGGAAATAACAAAAAAGGtcatattgaaaatgttgaacaaTCAGTTACGGCAGACCAGAACACTATTTATCATGACGAAGTTAATTCAATAGATCAAGAGTCTGATAGTGAAATAATTCCAACTACAACAGCAACACCAAAGATTGGAGTCTTCCGAAAAATCAGTAACTATTGGACCGGTGAACAGTCAGAACCCAAAAGTAACTATACTAGCATCGGTATTTTTAAATGGAGtatgcaaaatttaaaaaacaaaaataatgtcgGAACacctagataaaaaaaaaattgtacatgcCTAATATTGATGTAAACCTATAGTATTGTTATTAGCcatttggtaaaataattagatatgtACTTACAAaagtttattcttattttactaTCACAATGGTTTTAGAAgcactaaaataatatgcatagttattagttaataatatattataattttaaatattagaaaaccatatttaacaattaactattaagacaataattattaattaaaatgcaaaTCTCAAATCGGTATCGGTATATTTTCACTgttctgtttgtttttttttttttttattgataacgcAGATAAcaataccacagaatagatgtgACAAATTTAATACACTTCGACTTTTTTTTGATAACCAAAAAGATTCTCTATGTAGTCAATCCTATTCCTATAATCCTACAGGCTATGCTATAACACTTATGACACAAAAAGTGTCACAAGTGGAATTGTACCAGTAgtcagtacctattttaatttttaaacattattattgattattatgtcTCCAACTTTGTAGTCCGATATCAACAATTTGTGCACATTTaggaaaataatgttattacgtTAATGttgttcataattaaatataaatgattccGTTACGTGTCAAGTACTGTCGacactttaaactttaaagtatgtACTAGGTACCTTCCTGGCAACccgatataactatattttgtctaaatttgatTAACATAATAGTCATGTaacacagaattttttttaataatcattgaaTCATTTACGATGATGTTCATTACaattgaatgtttaaaagtCAATATTAGGTTCATATCTTTACAAAagaaatattgaacaatatgaAAAGATgtaatagatatacctataataatattataatttataagtatctcttatattatattgttgtacaaCTATAATATCACACCTTCatcaaaagttaaaactttatagctgtatcaatgatattatgtcagaCACTCATTttgacattcatttttataactattttcgaagtaaaaaatatttaatattgttataacttataagtaatgaCAGTAATGAGtctttaattattcttatttaagggggctgcagcagatgaaaaaaaagtgacttttagaccaatgagctagacaaaactggaagaatttggtttgacagattttaattttgaaaacggattatgattgatcaacaagtttactggGGNNNNNNNNNNNNNNNNNNNNNNNNNNNNNNNNNNNNNNNNNNNNNNNNNNNNNNNNNNNNNNNNNNNNNNNNNNNNNNNNNNNNNNNNNNNNNNNNNNNNNNNNNNNNNNNNNNtaattatattattcattatgacactaacaataattggaatattcaaaatcgcctcgatcaatcataatccgttttcaaaattaaaatctgtcaaaccaaattcttccagttttgtctagcttattggtctaaaagtcaatttttttcattgactgtaggcccctccagcccccttaagatttattttatgatacgggatttaaatatattgaaaaacattataacaaacaaaattaatgtttagattagtCAAATCtgcattagttttaatttttgacaaaacctgctgcagcccccttaaagcAAATAATTGTAAGCCAGTGCAGATTTTCCAATGAAATTTAATCCGGACAAATGTAAACCGTGCCTTTGATTAGCCGATTAGGTATCTTTTTTGTTATAAACACGGCCCGAAAATTTCAAACAGGTAATAAAGCCATAAAGGACAATATTGTGAACCATATTGGCCCCCACAGAACATGATATACTATATCTTAGGCTTGATAATTTTCACCGATTAAATGTAATACgcttatatacattaattatataattcaattctGCAATTACGAATTTccatactttttatataatattatgaaaatgaaaataaaacgatattttgGAGGATAACGAGTCTAGGCTCTATAAGGTTATAGCATAGAACAATAGGGAATGTTAAATGGATCTCAAAAATGTcataagataattattaattagatatgaGAAGATCTGGgattcttatttttattctggccgaatttaccaataatttacggtacatacaaatatacaatcatttttaccGAAAATAAACAGGGACCAGTTTACAATAGaccttttgaaaattttttttccttatctaactctgaaaaaaaagttatatgtTTACCTGCCTAAATAGGTATTTCAAAATTCTTAAGACGCatcttaaacataataataatgttatataatataggcatatagcctataggtaggaGACAAAAATAACACtatgataagtaataacattataatagttaattacacTTTTAATTAGCTAGTAAACAACATGGttgtatataactttataagaatACAAGTAAcagtatataaacattaatttatttaaataaaattctcattaataaataaagggttagaataatttaagtaaaaattaagtttaacattttaaatatcaaaaagaatattttggtaagtaataaaaataaataaatattagttattacattgtaATGTAAAAAGGATGCCACAGATATTTGTCGTCTTTATCTTAAAAGTGAGTAACTTAGCAGATTTTACgttcagcagatcacgtttagctccattagtttaaaatttagagtgaattgacctcatataaaatattatctaaggcATCTCataggatttttattttaaagcgagttataagtatttttaaaattgtagattgtttgtatatcttataatactcataactcaataaacttacctttaaattttataagaggtaaattaataaaatttattcattctaatttttaactAGACAGAGCAAAACATGATCTGCTGAGCTTATAATTTTCTATGTTAAGCACTTGTAAGACAAAGTCAACAAATGTCTGTACAGGGTCCtcctaaaatattcataaacaatttataaaataaaagttaagtatagaacaaaatgtaattaattttatatgactAGAAGGCAGTGTTTCatatattaagatattgagtataagaataatacttttctttaagatttaatacatattaaaactattCTTGTTGTATAccctgtaaatattatataattcaaattagcTATACACTTACAATTGAAATatcatattgttaaattaaactattacaatataagataatattgtattattgtactacaatttttaaaacaattaaagtaaaacatattattttcacaatgaatataataaatatggtactttaaatgataaaatacatataaaatcatttcatcaatgataattaaataatactaataaaaataataatattataattgataataaccTACTCTTTTTCAAGAGAGAATGGGGCCATCTCGTGCCTGTTGAATGAGCTCCATTGGCTCATTCACCTGTGAAATCTCCTCCACACAGTCAACAaccataattatgttttttgttaagGGATTAGTGACGGCAACCATTTTTGTTTGAAACACGGTCCCATTCTCTCGTGAAAAAGAGTATAGTTGTTTGAATTtcataggtagttaataatgGATATAGGACAATTGATCCCCAGACAAATGGCCCCTGTGAAGAAAAGCCGTAAGCGGAGACAATTGACCATAGtcatacatttttacacaaacAATTGGTCCCcggcttaaaagttaaatacaaaatattttttaacataaaacattcttacatttaatataattcaaataataattattaaaattttcattaatatttaatagtaatatttagtattagtattactacctataccaataatttaaaaactcatCTTCTGTAAagttaacattaaaacaaatacaaatagataaaatgttttttgtcaTTATAGCTTATAggtttcataaaattatttataaaaacattagaaGATATGATGGAAAGTGTCTATGGTGGTATGTTTAGTGTtgtctatgtataatattatgatgaggACCGATTGTTTGTATacagcatttatttttatactgggGCCAATTGTCTGTTTcccgttaataatataatgatatttgaaGATGTATGTAATCTGATTCACAAATTTATTCTTCTTCAAAATCgggtttttttataagtttcaaaCTTTCTGCTAGTTTCAAACATTTATAGGCCATTTCTCTAATCTCTTTTTTCTTCTCGTCTTCTATTATTGATAGTGCCATCAATACTTCCATGATGTCGGTGGCAAAAATTTTTTCTGCAATATTTTTGTCGGTACCTATTAAACTATGTGCAATCACTAAAGCTCTATGCTGCATCGCATTATTGGGATGTGCTAATAAAGCCTTCAAAGATTCTTCCCAATTGTTAAACTTCATTAATTTTTGACAGCATAGTACACTATTTGACACAGCTATTGCAACTGCTCCAGCAGCAGCTAATGCTGTATCTTCATCTTCTTCCTCACATAacaagaataacatttttaacttgtCATTTTCACCCTCAATTATCTTTATGACATCATGAGACATCATAAGATTAGTAAAACATTGGGCTGATGCTCTCCTAAGCATTTGGTGttcttcaaataaataactCTCTATGAGCTGCAGACCCCCAGTGTCTAATATCTTCTTTCGTACCCTTTCATTCACAGACGCCATGTTACAAAGTGCCATCATTGCCTCAAAGTTCTCTAATGCTGTACAGTCCGGGTGCAATAAACCAAGGAATGGCCGAACAGACTCTAGGCAACGTTGTTCTTTGAAAGAGACTTCTGGATTGATGGAAATTCCTATTCTGGCTAGAGCTTGAGAAGCTTGTCTTTTGCCTTTGGGTGTACCTGAATGAGCAAGTTCCAAGAGAGATTTTAAACCTCCCAATTTAGCTACTTCTCCCCTGATTTCTGGTAGAACACAAATAGCGTTGAATAGTCGCGAAATAAGTTCTTTGATGTTTAAACTTTCTGTTTTGGACAGTTGTACAAGGACTGTTATGACaccatatttacataataacataattctCTTATTGACAAAATCAATATCGTCTAGTTCATGGTCTTCTGGTACATGACATTTAGAGAATTTTGCAAGTTCAATCATTTCTGGAATAACCTCCTGTTTTTCATATGCATTACATAAATTGACAAATATTGATACTAGAGCATACATCGCTGATGTTTTTTCTGATTTAGCTAACCCCATAATGGCTACCAATGCTGCTTGATCTTCAACTAGCTTTTCTTTAACCTCTGCATCTAATGTTAAATAAGATAACCCTTCTACAGCCCATCTTTTTGTATCCGGATTGGTATTTGGATGTATTAAAAATCTACGGCAAGCTTCGGCTAATTTAAGAGTAGAGCCTT
This is a stretch of genomic DNA from Acyrthosiphon pisum isolate AL4f chromosome A3, pea_aphid_22Mar2018_4r6ur, whole genome shotgun sequence. It encodes these proteins:
- the LOC103308518 gene encoding uncharacterized protein LOC103308518, with protein sequence MGLILLVYLILITTTVINIIAITVPKQNELNRVQKSLLERVFYPRSKTHSTTNHHSTELQNSFGVSGNVGIGFHFGSGYRIKNGDGKEDQEIVHNKMYDKYLGTSFGFGSLGNNKKGHIENVEQSVTADQNTIYHDEVNSIDQESDSEIIPTTTATPKIGVFRKISNYWTGEQSEPKSNYTSIGIFKWSMQNLKNKNNVGTPR